The DNA segment CCGCTCATAAATACAAATGCCGCAGCACCAATCACACATAAGCCGATGATAACCGCAAGGATGATCTTCGTGATTTTTTTATTGGCAGAATCATCCTCTTCCTCCTCCACGATCGGCTCTACATGCTTTTTACGCACTTCTGTTTTCTTTGTCTGCTTTTGCTTTCGCTGCTCCATAACCATCGTCGGCTGCGGATGCTCTTCCTCAAATTCCAGCTTTTCAACATGGGCATATTCCGGAAGCAGACAGCGGTGCAGATCATACAGCATATCCTTGGCACTCTGATAGCGCAGCTTGCGGTTTTTCACCGTGGCCTTAATGATGATATTTTCCACGGATTGCGGCAGTGTCGGATTAAAATCACGGACACTTGGAATTTCCTCCCGCAAATGCTTCATTGCAATCTGTACGGGATTGTCCCCATGAAAGGGAACACTGCCCGTCAACAGCTCATAAAACACGATTCCCAACGCATAAATATCCACCTGATTGCTCGGTGTCTCCCCCCGTGTCGTTTCCGGAGCCAGGTAATGCGCACTTCCCAAAACAGCATCGCTTTGTGTAAGCTGTACTGTATCATGTGCCAAAGCGATACCAAAATCGGTGATTTTCACTGTACCATCATCCTTGACCAGAACGTTTTGCGGCTTGATATCCCGGTGAATAATATCATTTTCATGCGCATGCTGGACAGCACTTGTCAACTGAATCATGATATTCACAGCTTCCTCTTGATGCAGTGCCCCGCGCTGGGAAATCAACTGCTTCAGTGTACGTCCGCGTACGTATTCCATTACGATATAATGACGGCCTTCAAATTCTCCGACATCATAAACATCCACGACATTGGGATGGTTCAGCTTACTGACCGCGTTAGCCTCCCGCTGAAAGCGCAGCAGTGTTACCGGATCCTTACTAAGCTCACCGCGCAGCACCTTGATTGCCACCTCACGGTTTAGGATGGTATCGATTGCGAGATACACATCTGCCATACCGCCTTCCCCGAGGGAGGACACGATCATATAGCGCTCCGCTATCATTTTACTGTTGTTATTCACGGTTATCACCATCCTGTTCTACGATGATGACACTCACATTGTCATAGCCTCCGGCAAGCAGTGCCTTATCGATCAAAAGACGAACCTTGTCCTCCACGCTGCGGGTGCTTTCCAGTATTTCACGAATGATTGTCTCACTGACATAGCCATGCAGACCATCGCTGCAAATCAACAGAGCCTTGTAATCATTTTTAATTTTGTTGATATCAATACGTACAGAATCCCAGATACCAAGCGCATTGGTAAGCATATTGCGATTGGGATGAATCGCTGCCTCCTCCTCGCTCAGCTCTCCCCGCTTCAGCATGTCCGCGATATAGGAATGATCCTCTGTCAGTGCCAGAAAATCATCCGCATACAAGCCATAGGTACGGGAATCCCCGACATTGAATATATACGTGGTTGTTTCACATTTCAGGATGCCAACCAGCGTGGTACCCATCCCCTTTTGTTCCATATTACGGGTGGATTGTGTAAAAATCAAATCATTTGCTTCCTGTATGGTATCCTGCAGCCAGTGCTTGACCTGTACATCACTGCTGCATTTCTTCATTTTTAAAAAGCTTTCCTTCATATGCTCGATTGCCAAGTGACTTGCCACATCTCCGGCAAGTCCGCCGCCGATACCGTCACAGACAACAGCCAGCAGTGCATGCTCGCCGTTTTCCAGAAAGCAGATGCTGTCCTGGTTTTCCTTCCTACGAAGTCCGACATGACTCGCTCCATAATATCGCATACTCATGACCGGCTCCCTTCCTGTTCTTTTTTCAAATGCTTTACGCGCAGCTGTCCGCAGGCCGCATCAATATCCGCACCATGCTCCTTGCGAATCGTACAGCGGACACCCTGCTTCATCAGTGCATCATAAAACACCATCGCATGGGCGTGATCCACTCCCTGAAATCCATTTTCATCCACTGCATTGTAGGGAATGAGGTTCACATAGGCATTCAGACCCTTTAACAGGCGGGCAAGCTGTGCCACATGCTCCTTCTGATCATTGACACCACGCAGAAGAATATATTCAAAGGTCAGCCTGCGGTTGTTTTCTCTTGCATAATACTGTATGGCTTCCATCAGCTCCTCCAGCGGATAGGCGCGGTTAACCGGCATCAGACGATCGCGCAGCTCATTGTTTGGCGCATGCAGAGAGATAGCCAGATTGTACTGGGTATGCTCCTTGGCAAATTCGTAGATTTTCGGAACAACGCCACAGGTGGATATGGTAATATGGCGGGCACCGATACCAAGTCCTCGGTCATGGTTGACAGTTGAAAGAAAATTCATCACATTATCGTAATTGTCAAACGGTTCCCCCGTTCCCATCACAACGATATGACTCAAGCGGTCATCAAAGGTATCCAGATCACGCTGTACATACAGTACCTGGGCAACCATTTCCCCGCTTGTCAGGTTTCTTTTTTTCTTCGTCAGACCACTGGCACAGAAGGCACAGGCCATATTACAGCCTACCTGGGAGGTAACACAAATGCTCTTGCCATAATCAAACTGCATCAGCACGCTTTCTATCAAAGAGCCATCCTCCAGTGCGAACAGATATTTCGTCGTTCCATCACTCGCCACCTGTTTGTCACGCAGTTCAAGAGGAGTCAGGGAAAACTGCTGCTTCAGCGTTTCTCTGGTATCCTTGGAGAGATCACTCATGTCATCTATGCTGACTGCACGTTTCCGGTACAGCCATTGAAAGATCTGATGTGCGCGGAATTTTTTCCAGCCCTGCTCCAGAGCCATATCGCCCATCTGATCATATGTAAAATCATATAAACTTTTCATTTTATCACCGTATCCTATTTTACCATAGATTTCATGAAGGAACCAAGGAGTTTCCATTTCTTAATAAAGTTTTCAGAATCCTATGCTATGGAGGGGAATGAAATTCACTTAGAAGGCAGAAAGGAAGGATACCATGATTTATGAAAAGTGGCTCATATAACAGGGGCAACTGTTAGGCAGCTGCATGTATTTGAGATTGAATAAGTAAACTCTTTTCTCTTTCTATTTTTCTTTTTTTATTCATGATGGAAATAAAAAATTTTTATTTTTTTTCGGAGTTTTGCATATTTTCTTCGTATGTAAGTATGTAGGAGGTTCATCGGTATGCAGAACACTTACTTCATGCACCAGGTGAAAGGAGGAAGGATGGAATATATGTTCTGGATTCTCATGGCACTGATTAGCATTACACCATAAGTGCTGCGGAAGCTAGGAAACATCTTGTACATCATTCTGAAATATAGACGGCGGCATAAGTAGACAGATTTCTCAGTATGGTAGATACATAGATACTGGGATGATACTGCAGCGGGAAGGAGGTGTAACTGCCATTTCATTTTCATAACTCCTGGATTTGGTACCTCTTACAACGTCAAAAGGGACAGAGTCACGTTTGCGAGTACTCTGTCCCTTTCTTGCGGCCTTTCGGCCTCTGGATTTGGCGTCCTTATTATAAAATATTCCTGATGCTACTTCAACGTTTTTATTATTTTCATAATAAAATTTTTTTATCGTATAGAAGATTGCAATTTTTTCAGTCATATATATTTTTGTGTTTATATACATATACCAGTATTTATCGTTCTCTTTACGCATTCCCTAACAAGGTTGACTGCATGCGGGAAGACACAGGCTATACAGTGCTTGCTCTGCTTGCAGTAAAGATAAATTTTGTGATTTATACAGGTGTATCAAAATGCATGTAAGGTGATTATTATAAGCCACTGACAGAAAGAGATGTAAACAATATGCTCGGGGATCCGATAGAGCTTGCATTCAGCTTGCCATCATTACCCAGCATTGCGATATCCTTCATGGCATCCAGGAAGTTTCCGGCAATCGTAATCAGATTCACTGGACGAAGCTTTTTTCCATCCTTTACATACCAGCCCTGTGACTGCAAAGAAAACTCCCCAGTCATCGCATTCAATCCTGCATGAAGTCCGGTAATTTCTGTAACGATGATGCCCTCTTTCATTGAAGCAATCATATCCTCAACGCTGGCATTTCCGTTTTCAATATACAGATTACTTGGCGCAATCCCCACATTGGAGGCATAGCCTGCCTTAAACCCGTTTCCTGTTGACACAGCGTTCATCAGCTTCGCAGATTTCAGATTATGCAGATAGTTTTTTAATACCCCCTGCTCCACCAGTGTTTTTTTCCTGCAGGCAACACCTTCATCATCAAAGCTTCTGGAATTATAGCCATCCTCCATGAGAGGATCATCCACAATCGTGATAATGTCACTGAATATCTGCTTTCCCATACTGTCATTCAAAAGAGAAATCCCCTTATACGCACTCTCGCCGTCAAACATACCGCTGAATGCCTGCAATAAATCAGCCATTGCCTCTTTATCGATCAGCACCGGGTACGCTGCACTTTTTACGCTTTCACCATGCAGCTTGGCAAGCACCTTCTGACTTAACCCCTGCGCAAATGCGAAGGCGTCTATATCAGATGCATCATACAGATACCGCCAGTCACTTGCGATTTTTGTATCCTCGCCATCCTTTGCCATAACGGAAGCACTGATAAAGGCAATATGCTGTTCGTCATGCAAATGAACTCCCTTTGTATTGTCAATGGAAATTTGAACATCCACCTCACCATAGCTGGTGTTCATGACCTGGGATATTCTGGCATCCGATTCCTGCAGCTGCTTTTCAATATCCTTCAGAAGCTGAATTTTTTCCTCATCCTGCTGCTCTTTAATGGTACAGGTACGCTGGTTGAGCTGCGGGTAGGAAGAATCCCCTGCATATATTTCCACTTCATCTTTACAGGTAATCGCCTCTGCGTTTTCCTTTACCTGTTGCAGTGCATACTCCATCAGGCTGTCATCATCCTGTTCAAGAAAGCAAAGCCCTATATTGCCGGCATACATACCGCGTAAGGAAATACCGTTGCACTCACTGATCGTATAGCTGTCAACGCTTCCCTCATATAAACGAATGGAGGTGGATCTGCTTTTCTGTTCATAGATTTCCAAATCCTCAATTCCCACATCCCCTGCTGCCTTCAGCCACAGCTCCTTATGCATGTCCCTTACCTCCTTCACTGCCGCCGACTGTCATTTCACTGACACGTATTGCCGGCTGTCCAACATCTGTCGGAATACTGCCGCTGGTTGAACCACACATACCCTGGGCACGTTTCAGGTTTCCTGCGACACGGTCAATTTTCAATAAGGTATCCGAACCGTTTCCGATAAGGGTTGCGCCCTTTACCGGATGTGTGATTTTTCCATCCTCAATCAGATATGCCTCGCGCACTGCAAAGTTAAAATCACCGGTTGGCTGTACACTGCCGCCTGCCATCGTTTTGGCATAAAGACCGTATGGTGTTTCCTTTATCATATCCTCCAGCTGATCCGTTCCGTTTAAAAGGAAGGTGTTCGTCATTCGGGATGTTGTTTCATATTGATAGGATTGCCGTCTTGAGGAAGCAGTAGATGGCATATGTAGACGGCGTCCATTCAGAGTGTCTACCAAATAGCTTCTTAAAATCCCCTTTTCGATCAGTACTGTACGACGGGTAAAATTTCCCTCATCATCGATGTTTGCACTTCCCCATGCATTCGGAATTGTGCCGTCATCAACCGCTGTTACACACTCACTTGCGATTTTCTGTCCGAGCTTTCCTGCAAAATTGGATTGATTTTTCGCTACGCCGCGGGCTTCCAGCGAATGTCCGCAGGCCTCATGGAAGATAACTCCGCCAAAGCCGTTGTCGATAATGACCGGCATGACACCGCTTGGACATGGTTCGGCATACAGCATCGTCATTGCAATACGGGCTGCCTCTTTCCCGATTTCCTCGGGCTTGTGCGTTTCATAAAATTCCATTCCCTCACTGCCGCCGGGAGAACAGCTTCCCGTTTCCCGCAATGCACCATCCTCAGCGACAGCAGATACCGCCATTCTTGTACGAATGCGCACATCCCGGATGTATTTCCCTTCCGAATTGGATATTGCCACGTGCTGCTCATCATCCTGATAGTTTACAATCGCCTTTTTAACGTGTTCATCATAAGCGCGGGCAGCTTCACTGGCACGCTTCATAAGCGTCACTTTCTCCTTCAGCGGCGTATCCTTTGGAATACAGCGTATCGGATGCGCATTTTCATAAAAGACCTCCTGCAGCTGCACCTTGCTTGCTGTCTTTTTCTGTTCACCAAGGCTGGCCGCAAGCTTTCCTGCGAACTGCTTCAGATTTTCTTCTTCTGTATCATTGGTGTATCCGTATACGGATTCCAAGCCATGATAAATCCGCAGACCCAGGCCGTAACGGATTCCGCTGTTTGTACTTTCTACATCGTCATTCAGCATGGAAATTCTCGTACTGTAATTGGTTTCTTCAAAGATTTCCGCAAAATCACCTGCGGTACTGCAGGCAATTTCCAGTACGGTTTCCAGTATGTTTTTCTCTAACATAACGTCACCTCTCATCTGTTCATCATTATACGCCTTTTGCAGGAGCATTTGCAATCAAAAGGAGATGGGGATGCTTGCGATTCCCCGAAAATGCAGATGATTGAGAAGAAGACGATTCTTCATTTCTGTATACTTCTCACGCTTTTTCTTACTATATTCCCAATCCAGGTTTTTTTTAAAGTTATCATTTATCAGTGAATTAGCTCGCAGTTCAATATTCTATTCATCACTCTTCATTGCGCTTTCCAGAAGCAAACTCTCCAGGATTCACGTCAATCACAACCCGCTTTGGCAGGATCAGGGCATCCTCATGCTGACAGCGCCAGCGTTCCTGCGCAGTTCTTCCATCCATGGTATCGCCATCCCGTATGACATCTTTTCCGGATGTATACAAATAGGATGCAAAATTATACAAATACCGGACTATAAAATTCACATCCAGATCATGGAAATGGCATTGCAAATCACAGAGACCAAGTGCGGTAAATCCGGTGGTATCCACAACCTTATCCTGGCTATCCATGATGTTAAACAGACGCACATTCACACCGCCATCCAGAAAATGGAGAGCCGGATCACTCCAGCCGCTGCTTATCCATGCAGCTCTGGGAACAATTTTCCCTGCATGAGGCCAATACATGGCGATTGCCTCCGGATAGATTTCCATCATGATATCCGCAAAGACTGCCAGTATTTCACAACGCTTGCGCAAAGGAAGCCCGCCAGCCATGAAATCAGAGAACATGATCTCATACTGACAGCTTTTAAGCAGTGCATCCACATCCTCACATGTCCAGCATTGCTGCAACACCATATCTGATAACGTCGTTTTGTCAAATACAATCGGCTGCGTAATCAAGAGCTGCGATGGTACCTTTATCTCATCCTTATAGGTTACCTTATGATCCGTTAGTGCATAGGAATACATACCATTTTGTTCCACGACGGTGTCCACATTGTTAAAGCGTTGAAGCAGCAGCTCCAGAATCTTGTCATTACGGATTTCAACAGGCTCCTTTAACAACAGCTTTATATAATATACATTTGCAAAATCCTCCATGAAGGCATCCATGGAAATACTTTTTCTATCTTCCATACATTCTCCTTTTATCTAAAAAAGTACACAGTACGGTTGTCCGTATACCCGTACTTCCTGTATCAATAGCTCCAGTATACCGTATTTTGTTTCTCTTTTACATAGATATTTGTAATCCTTATTTATGTCTGTAAAAAAAGCTAATACAGTTTTTTTCTTGTTTCAGCTTTTCAAATTTATTTAAAGGTTAAATTTTAGCGAAGATACTGTGTAAATTTATCTGAATATAAGTCGCTAAAAAAATGATTTTAAGAAATTTCAATGCCTTTGTTTTTTCAGTTCTTATTGAGCCATATAATCTCATCACAGCGCTCCGCAAGCACTGGATCGTGCGTAACCATAATCACTGTCTTTCCTTCCTGATTCAAATTCCGCAGGATGGAGAATACGATATCTCGATTTTCTTCATCCAAATTCCCTGTCGGCTCATCCGCTAGAATCAGCTCACAGGGCTTCACCATCAGCTTTGCCAATGCAATACGCTGCTGCTCACCCCCGGATAGCTGACAAACATTCTGCTCCTCAATACCGGATAATCCGACTTTTTCCAATGCCCGTGCTATGCGTCTCTTTTTTTCTTCCTTACCAGCTTTTACGTATTCCATAGCACTCATCATATTCCATAATACCGTATCATTATCCGATAAACCATAATTTTGAAACAGGAAACCTATGGTATAACGAAGCTTCTTTATCGCTTTGCTGCTATTTGCACAAAGTGTTATCTCATCATATAGCACTTCCCCTTTGCTTGGACGCTCCAACAGACCGATGATATTGAGAAGGGTCGTCTTCCCACAGCCACTTGGCCCGCATATGGCAACCATTTGCTTGACTGGCAATGTGATTGTCAAATCATTTAAAACTGTTTTCTTACCATATATATGCGTAATATTCTTTAACACGATTGACTTCATCAGATATTCACCTCCCTGCTTTGCTTCCGTATACCTTTATCCTTTATATATACAAACAGCATCGATGCAATCAAACTAACAATCAGAAAGACACAAGTGATTTTCCAATCCTCCTGCTCATGAAGTAATGCGATTACAAATACAAAAGGGGCGCTCAGCTCTGTAAATAATCGTAGGTAAACCCTGAAAAAGGAGGTTCCCTGTACCCGTCTAACAAAAATGCGCTGTCGAAAGGATAGCAGATACAAATACGTATACTCAGCCATAATCAGCAGAATTAACATTCCGGAAGGTATAAATACTGCCCCTTGTAGAAGCAATTCCTTTGTCAGAAGCTGTAACCGCTCTTGAATACGTTCATTACTGTTAACAAGCTCCAAATTTATTCCATTATGGACAGAGGTCAAAATATCCTGTTGATTCACATCCAGATATACAAAATTTGCCACCTTTTTACCTAAACGGAAGGCATCATCACTGTATACAACATAAAATAAAGGGGATGTAGTTTCCAGCATATTATCCAATAAGGAAAAATCTACTGCATTTGATTGATCATCCTGAATATACAGCTTTTCAATTTGATTATCATATGTCTCAATAGCGCTGACGTCTGTGTTTTTCATAGATACTGGTAGTAGAATATATACGGTATCCTTTTTATTTTTCAATTTCACACGACTGCCGTCCTGCATTCTGAGAGCAAATCGTTTTATATAATTCAGATTCACTTCCGCATATGGCTGCAGTTTCTCACCTACGGGAATCACACCTTTTTGATAAAAGATTCCACCAGCTTTGTTTATCATTTCATATTCATTCAGATGTACATAATACATATCATTTTGGATTGTTTTTTTATTTTTATAGTCTTCCTCAATGGAAGCTTCATCATAGCCATCAAAACGAAACCCGTCTTGATAGTCAAACGCATACACATAGGAATCTAGCATTTTGCGTTGCTTGAAAAGTACCTGAAGGGTTGGAAGATTCTGTTGCATCCGCTGCCATGCAGCCGTACACATTGGCATGAGAATAAGGAGTGAAAGAACACCATATATATAATTCAAATTCATAAAGCGCCTAGTAAAATTTTTGTTTTTAATAAATGCATAAACAGGGCTGCGCAGTATCAATAATACGGTGATTGCAAATACGAGAAGAATACCAAATAGAAATCCTATCCAGAAGAAGGAAAGTAAAAGAATCGCCTCATACGCCTGTCTTGATACAGTACCTATCATCCAAATATGAGCAAGGACCATGCTGATAAATGATACTGCAAAGATTTGAATAAACAGCTTCTGATACAGTATTCTACCTATTCGTAACCCTGAAATCCCCATGCTTTTTAATATTCCGATAGCTTTCAATTTCTGATTCACCAGCATGATAAGAAGAAGCCCAAGCAGCAAAAAGCTTATTATGCACATGGGTATAATGTTTTCCATAAGATAGGCTGATAACGTAAATTCATGTCTTTCAAAAGCTCCTAACTCCTGGATAGCACTTGAATATTGCTTGGAAATATCCGCAAGAAATGCATTTTTTTCTTCTTCCTGATCATACCACAGCCTGTAATCTCCAGCCAAATTCTGAAATCTCTGATTCAAATCTTTGAAAGGACGTATGATGAATCGAATATCCTGATTGAATAAGTGCAGACTGTTTTGTTCTGTATCATATCGCTTTTGATTATCATACGTAATATCGTTATCACTAATTTTGTTGATATCCATGATTTTGAAAATATCGTAGGGACTGTATAGATACCATATATATTCAGAATTATTATATTCACTCCGTTCCACCGCACAGTTATACTCTTTTGAAATTTGCACAAGATCATTTAAAAACTGTTCATTATCATATCCCTTTATATTTGGCATTACTTCAAAAAATGTTGATTTTTTTTCTTTTTCCAGTCCGAAGGAACCCGGTATATCAGATAAATCACGTTCATTGTATGCTGATTTCACGCAGAAAACGACAAGAATCTGCAGTATGCAGACTAGCATAAATAAAATTTTCTTCATATTGCGACAAGAAAACGGTACAATTTCGTACCGTCTATGTTCTATGCTTGCCCCCCTCCATGTGTATGATAATCATATGGTCCTGCAGTGTATCTAGAAACAATTTTTGAATACTGTGTGCCTGTGTTTGTTTCAGTGGCTCGATTTGTAACTTTAATTGTTGATTTTACCTTAATTCTTCCATTAACACTATATGAAGTCCAATGCTTCCGTGTTAAAGTTACATATCCCCCTTGGTATGTATGAAAAGATGAACTTTGCGTAAACTCATCTGCCGCAACACTCAT comes from the Erysipelotrichaceae bacterium 66202529 genome and includes:
- the pknB gene encoding Stk1 family PASTA domain-containing Ser/Thr kinase, with product MNNNSKMIAERYMIVSSLGEGGMADVYLAIDTILNREVAIKVLRGELSKDPVTLLRFQREANAVSKLNHPNVVDVYDVGEFEGRHYIVMEYVRGRTLKQLISQRGALHQEEAVNIMIQLTSAVQHAHENDIIHRDIKPQNVLVKDDGTVKITDFGIALAHDTVQLTQSDAVLGSAHYLAPETTRGETPSNQVDIYALGIVFYELLTGSVPFHGDNPVQIAMKHLREEIPSVRDFNPTLPQSVENIIIKATVKNRKLRYQSAKDMLYDLHRCLLPEYAHVEKLEFEEEHPQPTMVMEQRKQKQTKKTEVRKKHVEPIVEEEEDDSANKKITKIILAVIIGLCVIGAAAFVFMSGMFDKEKMIKVPELSSSQTQQEAIQTLTSSGFKKDNITIKRELSDDVEKDHVIGVSPNTGEEIGENSKLTLTVSRGTWFVVKDYSYRLPDEVEKELNEKNPNIKLKITYEQRANTYPGYIVEQSGLKVGDKLDPDKEYTLNVTVSQLMSWKIEGVVGKTAEEAFALIKEKTGVKPIEDNRSYDALSEEEKKTIKRGIVTEVDPGEGTEYVQQIENPNFITIRFYE
- a CDS encoding Stp1/IreP family PP2C-type Ser/Thr phosphatase; this translates as MSMRYYGASHVGLRRKENQDSICFLENGEHALLAVVCDGIGGGLAGDVASHLAIEHMKESFLKMKKCSSDVQVKHWLQDTIQEANDLIFTQSTRNMEQKGMGTTLVGILKCETTTYIFNVGDSRTYGLYADDFLALTEDHSYIADMLKRGELSEEEAAIHPNRNMLTNALGIWDSVRIDINKIKNDYKALLICSDGLHGYVSETIIREILESTRSVEDKVRLLIDKALLAGGYDNVSVIIVEQDGDNRE
- the rlmN gene encoding 23S rRNA (adenine(2503)-C(2))-methyltransferase RlmN; its protein translation is MKSLYDFTYDQMGDMALEQGWKKFRAHQIFQWLYRKRAVSIDDMSDLSKDTRETLKQQFSLTPLELRDKQVASDGTTKYLFALEDGSLIESVLMQFDYGKSICVTSQVGCNMACAFCASGLTKKKRNLTSGEMVAQVLYVQRDLDTFDDRLSHIVVMGTGEPFDNYDNVMNFLSTVNHDRGLGIGARHITISTCGVVPKIYEFAKEHTQYNLAISLHAPNNELRDRLMPVNRAYPLEELMEAIQYYARENNRRLTFEYILLRGVNDQKEHVAQLARLLKGLNAYVNLIPYNAVDENGFQGVDHAHAMVFYDALMKQGVRCTIRKEHGADIDAACGQLRVKHLKKEQEGSRS
- a CDS encoding TldD/PmbA family protein, which codes for MHKELWLKAAGDVGIEDLEIYEQKSRSTSIRLYEGSVDSYTISECNGISLRGMYAGNIGLCFLEQDDDSLMEYALQQVKENAEAITCKDEVEIYAGDSSYPQLNQRTCTIKEQQDEEKIQLLKDIEKQLQESDARISQVMNTSYGEVDVQISIDNTKGVHLHDEQHIAFISASVMAKDGEDTKIASDWRYLYDASDIDAFAFAQGLSQKVLAKLHGESVKSAAYPVLIDKEAMADLLQAFSGMFDGESAYKGISLLNDSMGKQIFSDIITIVDDPLMEDGYNSRSFDDEGVACRKKTLVEQGVLKNYLHNLKSAKLMNAVSTGNGFKAGYASNVGIAPSNLYIENGNASVEDMIASMKEGIIVTEITGLHAGLNAMTGEFSLQSQGWYVKDGKKLRPVNLITIAGNFLDAMKDIAMLGNDGKLNASSIGSPSILFTSLSVSGL
- a CDS encoding TldD/PmbA family protein; protein product: MLEKNILETVLEIACSTAGDFAEIFEETNYSTRISMLNDDVESTNSGIRYGLGLRIYHGLESVYGYTNDTEEENLKQFAGKLAASLGEQKKTASKVQLQEVFYENAHPIRCIPKDTPLKEKVTLMKRASEAARAYDEHVKKAIVNYQDDEQHVAISNSEGKYIRDVRIRTRMAVSAVAEDGALRETGSCSPGGSEGMEFYETHKPEEIGKEAARIAMTMLYAEPCPSGVMPVIIDNGFGGVIFHEACGHSLEARGVAKNQSNFAGKLGQKIASECVTAVDDGTIPNAWGSANIDDEGNFTRRTVLIEKGILRSYLVDTLNGRRLHMPSTASSRRQSYQYETTSRMTNTFLLNGTDQLEDMIKETPYGLYAKTMAGGSVQPTGDFNFAVREAYLIEDGKITHPVKGATLIGNGSDTLLKIDRVAGNLKRAQGMCGSTSGSIPTDVGQPAIRVSEMTVGGSEGGKGHA
- a CDS encoding DUF4261 domain-containing protein codes for the protein MEDRKSISMDAFMEDFANVYYIKLLLKEPVEIRNDKILELLLQRFNNVDTVVEQNGMYSYALTDHKVTYKDEIKVPSQLLITQPIVFDKTTLSDMVLQQCWTCEDVDALLKSCQYEIMFSDFMAGGLPLRKRCEILAVFADIMMEIYPEAIAMYWPHAGKIVPRAAWISSGWSDPALHFLDGGVNVRLFNIMDSQDKVVDTTGFTALGLCDLQCHFHDLDVNFIVRYLYNFASYLYTSGKDVIRDGDTMDGRTAQERWRCQHEDALILPKRVVIDVNPGEFASGKRNEE
- a CDS encoding ATP-binding cassette domain-containing protein, whose amino-acid sequence is MKSIVLKNITHIYGKKTVLNDLTITLPVKQMVAICGPSGCGKTTLLNIIGLLERPSKGEVLYDEITLCANSSKAIKKLRYTIGFLFQNYGLSDNDTVLWNMMSAMEYVKAGKEEKKRRIARALEKVGLSGIEEQNVCQLSGGEQQRIALAKLMVKPCELILADEPTGNLDEENRDIVFSILRNLNQEGKTVIMVTHDPVLAERCDEIIWLNKN
- a CDS encoding DUF1430 domain-containing protein is translated as MKKILFMLVCILQILVVFCVKSAYNERDLSDIPGSFGLEKEKKSTFFEVMPNIKGYDNEQFLNDLVQISKEYNCAVERSEYNNSEYIWYLYSPYDIFKIMDINKISDNDITYDNQKRYDTEQNSLHLFNQDIRFIIRPFKDLNQRFQNLAGDYRLWYDQEEEKNAFLADISKQYSSAIQELGAFERHEFTLSAYLMENIIPMCIISFLLLGLLLIMLVNQKLKAIGILKSMGISGLRIGRILYQKLFIQIFAVSFISMVLAHIWMIGTVSRQAYEAILLLSFFWIGFLFGILLVFAITVLLILRSPVYAFIKNKNFTRRFMNLNYIYGVLSLLILMPMCTAAWQRMQQNLPTLQVLFKQRKMLDSYVYAFDYQDGFRFDGYDEASIEEDYKNKKTIQNDMYYVHLNEYEMINKAGGIFYQKGVIPVGEKLQPYAEVNLNYIKRFALRMQDGSRVKLKNKKDTVYILLPVSMKNTDVSAIETYDNQIEKLYIQDDQSNAVDFSLLDNMLETTSPLFYVVYSDDAFRLGKKVANFVYLDVNQQDILTSVHNGINLELVNSNERIQERLQLLTKELLLQGAVFIPSGMLILLIMAEYTYLYLLSFRQRIFVRRVQGTSFFRVYLRLFTELSAPFVFVIALLHEQEDWKITCVFLIVSLIASMLFVYIKDKGIRKQSREVNI